The stretch of DNA CGCCCTGGAGAACCGGCTGGCCTTCCTCGGCACCCTGGGCAACAACGCGCCGTTCATCGGCTTGTTCGGGACGGTCATCGGCGTGCTGCTCGCCTTCGAGGCGCTCAGCCAGACGCAGGGCGCGCCCACGGGGCGCACCAGCCAGGTGGCCTCCAACGCCGTCATGGGCGGCATCGCCGAGGCCCTGGTGGCCACGGCCGTGGGCATCGCGGTCGCGCTCCCCGCGGTGGCCGCCTACAACTACTTCCAGCGCCGCATCGCGAGCATCCTCGCCGACACCGAGGCGCTGACGAACCTGGTCCTCGCCTACGTGTCCGTCCGCGAACGCGAGACAGGCCATGTGTCCAGCGTCCAGGCCCGCGTGGAGGGCGCCTGACATGGCTGGCGGAACCCAGCCCCGCGGCGGCCTCATCGAGGGCATCAACGTGACGCCGCTCGTGGACATCATGCTCGTGCTGCTCATCATCTTCATGGTGACCGCGCGGCTGGTCGACACGCCGGCGCTGCCCCTGGACCTGCCCAAGGCCTCGCGGAGCGAGGACGTGCAGACCGTCTTCGCGGTCTCCATCGACGCCACCGGCAGGCTCTTCGTCAACGGAGAGGACGCGACGGAGGCGACGCTCGAGGCGCGCGCGCGGCAGGCGCTGGCGCGGGACGCCGAGCTGCGCGCCGTCGTCCAGGCGGATGGCGCCGTCCCCCATCGGCGGGTCATCGCCGTGTTGGATCGGCTCAAGGAGGCGGGGCTGACGCGCGTCGCCTTCGGCACCGTGAGGGCGGAGGCCGAAACCCCTCCCGCGACAGGCGACGCCCAGGCGGAGGAGGACGAGCGTGCCGCCCCATGAGTCACCGCCCCGGAAGGGCGAGAGCATCGCGAGCATCGTCCTCGGGCCCCCGGCCCCCAGACGCCGCCGGAGCGCCCTGTGGGCCCTGGTCGCGACGGTGTCGCTCCATGGCGTCGCGGGCGCGCTCGCGTACCGCGCCTGGCGTGACGGCGCGGGGCCGCCTCCGCGCCCCGAGCGCGGACAGACGCTCCATGTGGACCACGTCGTCGATCTGACGCCCCCGACGCCTCCCCAGCCTCCCCCTCCGACCCCACCGCCCCCTCCGCGCGCGGCGCCACCCGCGCGCACGGCAAGGAGCTCAAACCCCGCTCCGCGTGAGGCGCCCGCGCGCGCGGCCCCGGAGCCCGCCCAGGCGGGCGCGGTGGTGGCCGCCAAGGAGCCCGCGGAGCCGCTCGACTTCGCCGACTTCGACCTGGCGACCGGCGATGCGCCCCGCTATGCGGGAGGTGTGACGGCGTCTCGGGGAAGCTCGGCGACGGCCGTCGACACGTCGGCGGCGGGCGACAGCGTGGGACAGGGCACCGGGGGCAGTCGGGCCCGGCCCGTCCGACTCGCCGCTCGCAGTTGGAACTGTCCCTGGCCCAAGGAGGCGGACGCGCTCCGCATCGACGACCAGACCGTCGTCATCCGGGTCGCGGTGGACGCGGACGGAGAGGTCACCACCACCGAGCTGGTGTCCGACCCCGGTCATGGTTTCGGCCAGGCCGCGTTGGCCTGTGCCCGCAAGGCGCGCTTCGACACCGCGCTGGACCGCGAGGGGCGTCCCCTCGCGGCCACCTCGCCCCCCATCCGGGTGCGCTTCGTCAGACCGTAGTCGCACGGGCGCCGGGACACCCCGGAGCCAGGAGTCACTCGTGAGTCATTCCACGAGGTGCTGCGCGCCGCCGCGAAGTAGGCGACGGCGAGGGGCCGGAGGGCGGAGAGTCCACTCCCCACCTCCGCCCCAGGCTCCCGCTGCTCAGTTGTGGGAGTCGTGGATGTGGTCGGAGAAGCCGCGTTTCCAGTAGCCGGTGACGCGGACC from Myxococcus stipitatus encodes:
- a CDS encoding TonB family protein, which produces MPPHESPPRKGESIASIVLGPPAPRRRRSALWALVATVSLHGVAGALAYRAWRDGAGPPPRPERGQTLHVDHVVDLTPPTPPQPPPPTPPPPPRAAPPARTARSSNPAPREAPARAAPEPAQAGAVVAAKEPAEPLDFADFDLATGDAPRYAGGVTASRGSSATAVDTSAAGDSVGQGTGGSRARPVRLAARSWNCPWPKEADALRIDDQTVVIRVAVDADGEVTTTELVSDPGHGFGQAALACARKARFDTALDREGRPLAATSPPIRVRFVRP
- a CDS encoding MotA/TolQ/ExbB proton channel family protein; this translates as MHIVEIIKDVFVQWGANWVLWLLFALSLVSIGIILERWLLFRSKQDVVRELSSTLEETLASGDFPAALSKLEKRTSVGATVARAGLRLAPQGMTAAEKGMQSALAIERSALENRLAFLGTLGNNAPFIGLFGTVIGVLLAFEALSQTQGAPTGRTSQVASNAVMGGIAEALVATAVGIAVALPAVAAYNYFQRRIASILADTEALTNLVLAYVSVRERETGHVSSVQARVEGA
- a CDS encoding ExbD/TolR family protein — protein: MAGGTQPRGGLIEGINVTPLVDIMLVLLIIFMVTARLVDTPALPLDLPKASRSEDVQTVFAVSIDATGRLFVNGEDATEATLEARARQALARDAELRAVVQADGAVPHRRVIAVLDRLKEAGLTRVAFGTVRAEAETPPATGDAQAEEDERAAP